AGGAAAAAGCGGTTTAGTACAGTGTACTAACTGTGGCATGATGGTCCCTAGAGATAAGGCTAAGCGAGTACGGGCTAGGCCTTCACTTGTTGATTCAGCACTTTATAGAGAGCTAAAATCCACTGGGGCCTACATAGCAAAGCAAGATGTCTACAAATTCTACTG
The nucleotide sequence above comes from Candidatus Bathyarchaeota archaeon. Encoded proteins:
- a CDS encoding 30S ribosomal protein S26e, whose product is MPKKRKSGGRSKGGKGKSGLVQCTNCGMMVPRDKAKRVRARPSLVDSALYRELKSTGAYIAKQDVYKFYCVSCAVHFGVVKVRSRDERRRSG